One genomic window of Monodelphis domestica isolate mMonDom1 chromosome 1, mMonDom1.pri, whole genome shotgun sequence includes the following:
- the LOC100009932 gene encoding zinc finger protein 420-like isoform X3, which translates to MLENVRNLLSVGLPAPPEDVISSLEQREAPWMLEQEDLRSCSPGEIRPEMKANPTELSLPVEEIGPNSFAFREFFVSLQNSSQIEIHTEEKSSKSNQCKKTLMRRANLAVHQRIHSVEKPYECNQCGKTFKERSKLSVHQRIHTGEKPYECKQCGKTFCQSFSLTVHQRIHSGEKPYECKQCGKMFSQSSNLAVHQRIHTGEKPHKCKQCGKTFSHSSHLAVHYRVHTGEKPYECNQCGKTFSRSSSLAVHQRIHTGEKPYECKQCGKTFIVGSSLTVHQRMHTGEEPYECKQCGKAFTNSSSLVTHQRIHTGEKPYECKHCGKTFSRSSYLAEHQRIHTGEKPYKCKQCGKTFSQNSHLAVHQRIHTGEKPYKCKQCEKTFSQSSSLAVHERIHTGEKSSECQQCGKTLMMSFILDVHQRMYTGKEDYECKHCGKAFTNNTNILHQRIHTGEKPYECKQCGKTFSRSSYLVEHQRIHTGEKPYECKQCGKTFSQSSHLAVHWRIHTGEKPYECKQCGKTFTNNSSLSVHQRTHTGEKPYECKQCGKTFSQSSNLAVHQRIHSVEKPYEYKHHGNTFSQFSNLGIHQRNHTVEKPYECKLCGKTFTTNSSLFVHQRIHTGEKPYQCKQCGKTFRQSSNLAVHQRIHTGEKPYQCKHCGKTFSHSSHLAVHCRIHTGEKPYECKQCGKTFSRSSSLAVHKRIHTVEKPCECKQCGKTFSQNSHLAVHQRIHTGEKPYQCNQCGKTFSRSSSLAVHQRIHTRKDP; encoded by the exons atgctggagaatgtccggaacctgctctctgtgg GCCTTCCAGCCCCCCCAGAAGACGTGATCTCTTCTTTGGAGCAGAGGGAAGCCCCATGGATGCTGGAGCAAGAAGACCTGAGGAGCTGTTCCccag gaGAGATCAGACCTGAAATGAAGGCGAATCCAACAGAGTTGAGCCTTCCTGTGGAAGAAATTGGTCCCAATAGCTTTGCTTTTAGAGAATTCTTTGTTTCACTTCAAAATTCATCTCAGATTGAAATACACACTGAGGAAAAATCTAGTAAAAGTAATCAGTGCAAAAAGACTTTGATGCGCAGGGcaaatcttgctgtacatcaaagaatccacagtgtggagaaaccttatgaatgcaatcagtgtggaaagacattcaaagAAAGGTCCAAGCTTTCTGTACaccagagaatccatactggggagaaaccttatgaatgcaagcagtgtggaaaaacATTTTGTCAGAGCTTCagtcttactgtacatcagagaatccacagtggggagaagccttatgaatgtaagcagtgtggaaagatgTTCAGTCAGAGCTccaatcttgctgtacatcagagaatccatactggggagaaacctcacaaatgcaagcaatgtggaaaaacATTCAGTCATAGctcccatcttgctgtacattatagagtccacactggggaaaaaccttatgaatgcaaccagtgtggaaagacattcagtcggagctccagtcttgctgtacatcagagaattcacactggggagaaaccttatgaatgcaaacagtgtggaaagactttcattgTGGGCTCTagtcttactgtacatcagagaatgcacactggtGAGGAACcctatgaatgcaagcagtgtggaaaagCATTCACAAATAGCTCCAGTCTTGttacacatcagagaattcatactggggagaaaccttatgaatgtaagcattgtggaaaaacattcagtcggagctcctatcttgctgaacatcagagaatccacactggtgagaaaccttataaatgtaagcagtgtggaaagacattcagtcagaattcccatcttgctgtacatcagagaatccacactggtgagaaaccttataaatgtaagcaGTGtgaaaagacattcagtcagagctccagtcttgctgtgcatgagagaatccacactggggaaaaaTCTTCTGAATGtcaacagtgtggaaagactttaatGATGAGTTTCATTCTTGATGTACATCAGAGAATGTACACTGGCAAAGAAGATTATGAATGCAAACACTGTGGAAAAGCATTCACAAATAACACAAATAttttacatcagagaatccacactggggagaagccttatgaatgcaaacaatgtggaaagacattcagtcggagcTCCTATCTTgttgaacatcagagaattcacactggggagaaaccttatgaatgtaaacagtgtggaaagacattcagtcagagctctCATCTTGCTGTACATTggagaatccacactggtgagaaaccttatgaatgcaagcagtgtggaaagacattcacaaaTAATTCCAGTCTTTCTGTACATCAGAGaacccacactggggagaaaccttatgaatgtaagcagtgtggaaagacattcagtcagagctccaatcttgctgtacatcagagaatccacagtgtggagaaaccttatgaatacAAGCATCATGGAAACACTTTCAGTCAGTTCTCTAACCTTGGCATACATCAGAGGAACCATACTgtggagaaaccttatgagtgcaagctgtgtggaaagacattcacaactaattcaagtctttttgtacatcagagaatccacactggggagaaaccttatcaatgcaagcagtgtggaaagacattcagacaGAGCTccaatcttgctgtacatcagagaattcacactggggagaaaccataTCAGTGCAAGCACTGTGGAAAGACTTTTAGTCACAGctcccatcttgctgtacattgtagaatccacactggagaaaagccttatgaatgcaagcaatgtggaaagacattcagtcggagctccagtcttgctgtacataAGAGAATCCACACTGTAGAGAAGCCTtgtgaatgcaagcagtgtggaaagacattcagtcagaactcccatcttgctgtacatcagagaatccacactggtgagaaaccttatcaatgtaatcaatgtggaaagacatttagtCGGAGTTCCAGTCTTGCTgtccatcagagaatccacactaggAAGGATCCTTAA
- the LOC100009932 gene encoding zinc finger protein 420-like isoform X2 produces MEELQQMDSLGLLCCLYREPGVPEMTFERDGLPAQEVVTFRDVAVDFTREEWRLLSPSQKELYREVMLENVRNLLSVGLPAPPEDVISSLEQREAPWMLEQEDLRSCSPGEIRPEMKANPTELSLPVEEIGPNSFAFREFFVSLQNSSQIEIHTEEKSSKSNQCKKTLMRRANLAVHQRIHSVEKPYECNQCGKTFKERSKLSVHQRIHTGEKPYECKQCGKTFCQSFSLTVHQRIHSGEKPYECKQCGKMFSQSSNLAVHQRIHTGEKPHKCKQCGKTFSHSSHLAVHYRVHTGEKPYECNQCGKTFSRSSSLAVHQRIHTGEKPYECKQCGKTFIVGSSLTVHQRMHTGEEPYECKQCGKAFTNSSSLVTHQRIHTGEKPYECKHCGKTFSRSSYLAEHQRIHTGEKPYKCKQCGKTFSQNSHLAVHQRIHTGEKPYKCKQCEKTFSQSSSLAVHERIHTGEKSSECQQCGKTLMMSFILDVHQRMYTGKEDYECKHCGKAFTNNTNILHQRIHTGEKPYECKQCGKTFSRSSYLVEHQRIHTGEKPYECKQCGKTFSQSSHLAVHWRIHTGEKPYECKQCGKTFTNNSSLSVHQRTHTGEKPYECKQCGKTFSQSSNLAVHQRIHSVEKPYEYKHHGNTFSQFSNLGIHQRNHTVEKPYECKLCGKTFTTNSSLFVHQRIHTGEKPYQCKQCGKTFRQSSNLAVHQRIHTGEKPYQCKHCGKTFSHSSHLAVHCRIHTGEKPYECKQCGKTFSRSSSLAVHKRIHTVEKPCECKQCGKTFSQNSHLAVHQRIHTGEKPYQCNQCGKTFSRSSSLAVHQRIHTRKDP; encoded by the exons GAGGTGGTGACGTTCcgggatgtggctgtggacttcacccggGAGGAGTGGCGCCTCCTGTCCCCttcccagaaggagctgtacagggaggtgatgctggagaatgtccggaacctgctctctgtgg GCCTTCCAGCCCCCCCAGAAGACGTGATCTCTTCTTTGGAGCAGAGGGAAGCCCCATGGATGCTGGAGCAAGAAGACCTGAGGAGCTGTTCCccag gaGAGATCAGACCTGAAATGAAGGCGAATCCAACAGAGTTGAGCCTTCCTGTGGAAGAAATTGGTCCCAATAGCTTTGCTTTTAGAGAATTCTTTGTTTCACTTCAAAATTCATCTCAGATTGAAATACACACTGAGGAAAAATCTAGTAAAAGTAATCAGTGCAAAAAGACTTTGATGCGCAGGGcaaatcttgctgtacatcaaagaatccacagtgtggagaaaccttatgaatgcaatcagtgtggaaagacattcaaagAAAGGTCCAAGCTTTCTGTACaccagagaatccatactggggagaaaccttatgaatgcaagcagtgtggaaaaacATTTTGTCAGAGCTTCagtcttactgtacatcagagaatccacagtggggagaagccttatgaatgtaagcagtgtggaaagatgTTCAGTCAGAGCTccaatcttgctgtacatcagagaatccatactggggagaaacctcacaaatgcaagcaatgtggaaaaacATTCAGTCATAGctcccatcttgctgtacattatagagtccacactggggaaaaaccttatgaatgcaaccagtgtggaaagacattcagtcggagctccagtcttgctgtacatcagagaattcacactggggagaaaccttatgaatgcaaacagtgtggaaagactttcattgTGGGCTCTagtcttactgtacatcagagaatgcacactggtGAGGAACcctatgaatgcaagcagtgtggaaaagCATTCACAAATAGCTCCAGTCTTGttacacatcagagaattcatactggggagaaaccttatgaatgtaagcattgtggaaaaacattcagtcggagctcctatcttgctgaacatcagagaatccacactggtgagaaaccttataaatgtaagcagtgtggaaagacattcagtcagaattcccatcttgctgtacatcagagaatccacactggtgagaaaccttataaatgtaagcaGTGtgaaaagacattcagtcagagctccagtcttgctgtgcatgagagaatccacactggggaaaaaTCTTCTGAATGtcaacagtgtggaaagactttaatGATGAGTTTCATTCTTGATGTACATCAGAGAATGTACACTGGCAAAGAAGATTATGAATGCAAACACTGTGGAAAAGCATTCACAAATAACACAAATAttttacatcagagaatccacactggggagaagccttatgaatgcaaacaatgtggaaagacattcagtcggagcTCCTATCTTgttgaacatcagagaattcacactggggagaaaccttatgaatgtaaacagtgtggaaagacattcagtcagagctctCATCTTGCTGTACATTggagaatccacactggtgagaaaccttatgaatgcaagcagtgtggaaagacattcacaaaTAATTCCAGTCTTTCTGTACATCAGAGaacccacactggggagaaaccttatgaatgtaagcagtgtggaaagacattcagtcagagctccaatcttgctgtacatcagagaatccacagtgtggagaaaccttatgaatacAAGCATCATGGAAACACTTTCAGTCAGTTCTCTAACCTTGGCATACATCAGAGGAACCATACTgtggagaaaccttatgagtgcaagctgtgtggaaagacattcacaactaattcaagtctttttgtacatcagagaatccacactggggagaaaccttatcaatgcaagcagtgtggaaagacattcagacaGAGCTccaatcttgctgtacatcagagaattcacactggggagaaaccataTCAGTGCAAGCACTGTGGAAAGACTTTTAGTCACAGctcccatcttgctgtacattgtagaatccacactggagaaaagccttatgaatgcaagcaatgtggaaagacattcagtcggagctccagtcttgctgtacataAGAGAATCCACACTGTAGAGAAGCCTtgtgaatgcaagcagtgtggaaagacattcagtcagaactcccatcttgctgtacatcagagaatccacactggtgagaaaccttatcaatgtaatcaatgtggaaagacatttagtCGGAGTTCCAGTCTTGCTgtccatcagagaatccacactaggAAGGATCCTTAA
- the LOC100009932 gene encoding zinc finger protein 420-like isoform X1 translates to MEELQQMDSLGLLCCLYREPGVPEMTFERDGLPAQEIWSLPAPSLSGLRVSPRLPLPTRTFISGTSFHFKEVVTFRDVAVDFTREEWRLLSPSQKELYREVMLENVRNLLSVGLPAPPEDVISSLEQREAPWMLEQEDLRSCSPGEIRPEMKANPTELSLPVEEIGPNSFAFREFFVSLQNSSQIEIHTEEKSSKSNQCKKTLMRRANLAVHQRIHSVEKPYECNQCGKTFKERSKLSVHQRIHTGEKPYECKQCGKTFCQSFSLTVHQRIHSGEKPYECKQCGKMFSQSSNLAVHQRIHTGEKPHKCKQCGKTFSHSSHLAVHYRVHTGEKPYECNQCGKTFSRSSSLAVHQRIHTGEKPYECKQCGKTFIVGSSLTVHQRMHTGEEPYECKQCGKAFTNSSSLVTHQRIHTGEKPYECKHCGKTFSRSSYLAEHQRIHTGEKPYKCKQCGKTFSQNSHLAVHQRIHTGEKPYKCKQCEKTFSQSSSLAVHERIHTGEKSSECQQCGKTLMMSFILDVHQRMYTGKEDYECKHCGKAFTNNTNILHQRIHTGEKPYECKQCGKTFSRSSYLVEHQRIHTGEKPYECKQCGKTFSQSSHLAVHWRIHTGEKPYECKQCGKTFTNNSSLSVHQRTHTGEKPYECKQCGKTFSQSSNLAVHQRIHSVEKPYEYKHHGNTFSQFSNLGIHQRNHTVEKPYECKLCGKTFTTNSSLFVHQRIHTGEKPYQCKQCGKTFRQSSNLAVHQRIHTGEKPYQCKHCGKTFSHSSHLAVHCRIHTGEKPYECKQCGKTFSRSSSLAVHKRIHTVEKPCECKQCGKTFSQNSHLAVHQRIHTGEKPYQCNQCGKTFSRSSSLAVHQRIHTRKDP, encoded by the exons GAGGTGGTGACGTTCcgggatgtggctgtggacttcacccggGAGGAGTGGCGCCTCCTGTCCCCttcccagaaggagctgtacagggaggtgatgctggagaatgtccggaacctgctctctgtgg GCCTTCCAGCCCCCCCAGAAGACGTGATCTCTTCTTTGGAGCAGAGGGAAGCCCCATGGATGCTGGAGCAAGAAGACCTGAGGAGCTGTTCCccag gaGAGATCAGACCTGAAATGAAGGCGAATCCAACAGAGTTGAGCCTTCCTGTGGAAGAAATTGGTCCCAATAGCTTTGCTTTTAGAGAATTCTTTGTTTCACTTCAAAATTCATCTCAGATTGAAATACACACTGAGGAAAAATCTAGTAAAAGTAATCAGTGCAAAAAGACTTTGATGCGCAGGGcaaatcttgctgtacatcaaagaatccacagtgtggagaaaccttatgaatgcaatcagtgtggaaagacattcaaagAAAGGTCCAAGCTTTCTGTACaccagagaatccatactggggagaaaccttatgaatgcaagcagtgtggaaaaacATTTTGTCAGAGCTTCagtcttactgtacatcagagaatccacagtggggagaagccttatgaatgtaagcagtgtggaaagatgTTCAGTCAGAGCTccaatcttgctgtacatcagagaatccatactggggagaaacctcacaaatgcaagcaatgtggaaaaacATTCAGTCATAGctcccatcttgctgtacattatagagtccacactggggaaaaaccttatgaatgcaaccagtgtggaaagacattcagtcggagctccagtcttgctgtacatcagagaattcacactggggagaaaccttatgaatgcaaacagtgtggaaagactttcattgTGGGCTCTagtcttactgtacatcagagaatgcacactggtGAGGAACcctatgaatgcaagcagtgtggaaaagCATTCACAAATAGCTCCAGTCTTGttacacatcagagaattcatactggggagaaaccttatgaatgtaagcattgtggaaaaacattcagtcggagctcctatcttgctgaacatcagagaatccacactggtgagaaaccttataaatgtaagcagtgtggaaagacattcagtcagaattcccatcttgctgtacatcagagaatccacactggtgagaaaccttataaatgtaagcaGTGtgaaaagacattcagtcagagctccagtcttgctgtgcatgagagaatccacactggggaaaaaTCTTCTGAATGtcaacagtgtggaaagactttaatGATGAGTTTCATTCTTGATGTACATCAGAGAATGTACACTGGCAAAGAAGATTATGAATGCAAACACTGTGGAAAAGCATTCACAAATAACACAAATAttttacatcagagaatccacactggggagaagccttatgaatgcaaacaatgtggaaagacattcagtcggagcTCCTATCTTgttgaacatcagagaattcacactggggagaaaccttatgaatgtaaacagtgtggaaagacattcagtcagagctctCATCTTGCTGTACATTggagaatccacactggtgagaaaccttatgaatgcaagcagtgtggaaagacattcacaaaTAATTCCAGTCTTTCTGTACATCAGAGaacccacactggggagaaaccttatgaatgtaagcagtgtggaaagacattcagtcagagctccaatcttgctgtacatcagagaatccacagtgtggagaaaccttatgaatacAAGCATCATGGAAACACTTTCAGTCAGTTCTCTAACCTTGGCATACATCAGAGGAACCATACTgtggagaaaccttatgagtgcaagctgtgtggaaagacattcacaactaattcaagtctttttgtacatcagagaatccacactggggagaaaccttatcaatgcaagcagtgtggaaagacattcagacaGAGCTccaatcttgctgtacatcagagaattcacactggggagaaaccataTCAGTGCAAGCACTGTGGAAAGACTTTTAGTCACAGctcccatcttgctgtacattgtagaatccacactggagaaaagccttatgaatgcaagcaatgtggaaagacattcagtcggagctccagtcttgctgtacataAGAGAATCCACACTGTAGAGAAGCCTtgtgaatgcaagcagtgtggaaagacattcagtcagaactcccatcttgctgtacatcagagaatccacactggtgagaaaccttatcaatgtaatcaatgtggaaagacatttagtCGGAGTTCCAGTCTTGCTgtccatcagagaatccacactaggAAGGATCCTTAA